The Streptomyces sp. NBC_00224 genome has a window encoding:
- a CDS encoding TetR/AcrR family transcriptional regulator C-terminal ligand-binding domain-containing protein has translation MSAAGRPRDPAIDAAVLAATLEILRTDGYTGFALEAVAARAGTTKAAMRRRWPLRQNLLIDALASILAIPPVPDNNCTRCDLMQSVRLLDEALHERLPRGVLAPLVADCARVPELHRRLMEVLVQPSRQAATTAVEQAVSRGDLRPDVDPHVLVDLLAASVYQRALLGDTTTARPSAADTVDLLLRGAAVDFDRLVRISQTPAHLRQHPASHT, from the coding sequence GTGAGTGCGGCCGGGCGCCCGCGCGACCCGGCGATCGACGCCGCCGTCCTGGCCGCCACTCTGGAGATCCTGCGTACGGACGGCTACACGGGCTTCGCCCTGGAGGCGGTCGCCGCACGGGCGGGCACGACCAAAGCGGCCATGCGCCGCCGCTGGCCGCTGCGCCAGAACCTCCTCATCGACGCGCTCGCCTCGATACTCGCCATCCCGCCCGTGCCGGACAACAACTGCACCCGCTGCGACCTCATGCAGAGCGTGAGGTTGCTGGACGAGGCCCTGCACGAGCGGCTGCCACGCGGCGTCCTGGCACCGCTGGTCGCCGACTGCGCCCGCGTACCGGAGTTGCACCGGCGACTGATGGAGGTGCTCGTCCAACCCAGCAGGCAGGCCGCCACCACAGCCGTCGAACAGGCCGTCAGCCGCGGCGACCTGCGCCCCGACGTCGACCCGCACGTTCTCGTCGACCTCCTCGCCGCCTCCGTCTACCAGCGCGCGCTCCTGGGCGACACCACCACGGCCCGTCCGTCCGCAGCCGACACCGTCGACCTCCTCCTGCGCGGCGCGGCAGTCGACTTCGACCGCCTCGTCCGCATCAGCCAAACACCCGCCCACCTCCGCCAGCACCCAGCCAGCCACACCTGA
- a CDS encoding VOC family protein: protein MLRVKDFDHLVLNVQNVERALDFYTGPLGLEPVRVEEWRAGKVPFPSVRVSPTMIIDLFDRPRGESNVDHICLVVDPLDWQQVIDSGTFTVLEGPVPRFGARGSATSVYVQDPEGNTVELRWYPQDAE, encoded by the coding sequence ATGCTGCGCGTCAAGGACTTCGACCACCTCGTCCTCAACGTCCAGAACGTCGAGCGCGCCCTCGACTTCTACACCGGCCCCCTCGGCCTCGAACCGGTCCGCGTCGAGGAATGGCGGGCCGGCAAGGTGCCCTTCCCCTCCGTCCGGGTCAGCCCCACGATGATCATCGACCTGTTCGACCGTCCGCGCGGCGAGTCGAACGTCGACCACATCTGCCTCGTCGTGGACCCGCTGGACTGGCAGCAGGTCATCGACTCGGGCACCTTCACCGTGCTGGAGGGCCCCGTGCCGCGCTTCGGCGCGCGGGGCAGTGCCACCTCCGTGTACGTCCAGGACCCGGAAGGCAACACCGTCGAGCTGCGGTGGTACCCGCAGGACGCCGAGTGA
- a CDS encoding TIGR01777 family oxidoreductase produces the protein MKVVIPGGTGQVGAVLDRALTAAGHEVVILTRRPVREREVYWDGESAGPWIEEIDGSDVVINLAGRSVSCRYTPANLQAMMDSRVRSTEVVGRAIADAARPPRLWLQMSTATIYAHRYDAAHDEATGVIGGAEAGAPAYWGYSVEIAKAWEQAQQQADTPHTRKVALRSAMVMSPDRGGVFDVMSWMVRLGLGGPVAGGAQYVSWIHEYDFVRAVQFLVDRDDISGPVNLAAPAPLPHRAFMRALRAAWRVPVGLPATKGMAELGAFVLRSDTELLLKSRRVVPGRLLDTGFTFDHGEWPDAARDLAERRRQRRREG, from the coding sequence ATGAAGGTAGTCATTCCCGGCGGAACCGGGCAGGTCGGCGCTGTGCTGGACCGTGCTCTGACCGCCGCGGGCCATGAGGTCGTGATCCTCACCCGGCGGCCCGTGCGCGAGCGCGAGGTCTATTGGGACGGGGAGAGCGCGGGGCCGTGGATCGAGGAGATCGACGGCAGTGACGTGGTGATCAACCTGGCCGGCCGAAGTGTCAGCTGCCGGTACACCCCGGCCAACCTGCAGGCCATGATGGACTCGCGCGTGCGCTCGACGGAGGTCGTGGGCCGCGCGATCGCGGACGCCGCCCGGCCGCCCCGCCTCTGGCTGCAGATGAGTACCGCCACCATCTACGCCCACCGCTACGACGCGGCCCACGACGAGGCCACCGGTGTGATCGGCGGCGCCGAAGCGGGCGCTCCGGCCTACTGGGGCTACAGCGTCGAGATCGCCAAGGCCTGGGAGCAGGCGCAGCAACAGGCCGACACCCCGCACACGCGCAAGGTCGCGCTGCGTTCCGCCATGGTGATGAGCCCCGACCGAGGCGGGGTCTTCGACGTGATGTCGTGGATGGTACGGCTCGGCCTCGGCGGGCCCGTCGCGGGCGGCGCGCAGTACGTGTCGTGGATCCACGAGTACGACTTCGTCCGCGCGGTCCAGTTCCTGGTTGACCGGGACGACATCTCAGGCCCGGTCAACCTCGCCGCCCCCGCCCCGCTTCCCCACCGCGCCTTCATGCGCGCCCTGCGCGCCGCCTGGCGGGTCCCGGTGGGCCTGCCCGCCACGAAGGGCATGGCCGAACTCGGCGCGTTCGTACTGCGCTCGGACACCGAACTCCTGCTGAAGAGCCGCCGCGTCGTCCCCGGCCGCCTCCTCGATACGGGCTTCACCTTCGACCACGGTGAGTGGCCGGATGCCGCCCGGGACCTTGCCGAGCGTCGACGTCAGCGCCGGCGCGAGGGGTGA
- a CDS encoding MFS transporter has product MPRTVWLLVAARAINRLGAFSLPFLTVLISADFGASTTTAGLLSAAFGLATIPSRLAGGHLAARLGRRRTIVVGLTGCALAQLGIAAAGSLVAVACFAILLGLAFELYEPPSQAIIADTVPPAERVRAYGLLNAALAAGGTGAGLIAAALGRYDLRWLFVVDALTCLACALALRIALPADHPHPPAADQLPPPATDHPHPPAAHDRELGAPVRPWRDRALWAMFTSGTAFALISMQIVMALPLTLDRRGHEAADAGLLFTASAVTVIAAQPALRLRRLTVLAAPVALALGYTLLAIGLAGYAIAHTLPAFLIATAVWSLGDVIILGRAISVVADLAPAGATDRYLAAYGISWGIATTAAPVTATQILEHTGVTTLWAATACLALALAAAQLLIVKPLIIGKPLISQTGPPRPTGDTTTPVTQARRHPSRRR; this is encoded by the coding sequence ATGCCGCGGACCGTATGGCTGCTGGTGGCGGCACGGGCGATCAACCGGCTGGGTGCCTTCTCCCTGCCCTTCCTGACGGTCCTGATCAGCGCCGACTTCGGTGCGAGCACCACGACGGCGGGCCTGCTCTCGGCAGCCTTCGGCCTCGCGACGATCCCCTCCCGGCTCGCGGGCGGCCACCTGGCGGCCCGCCTCGGACGCCGCCGTACGATCGTCGTCGGCCTCACCGGCTGCGCCCTCGCACAACTGGGCATCGCCGCCGCCGGTTCCCTGGTCGCGGTGGCCTGCTTCGCGATCCTGCTCGGCCTTGCCTTCGAGCTCTACGAGCCGCCGAGCCAGGCGATCATCGCCGACACCGTTCCTCCCGCCGAGCGAGTACGCGCGTACGGCCTGCTCAATGCCGCGCTCGCCGCCGGCGGCACGGGCGCCGGCCTCATCGCGGCCGCTCTGGGCCGCTACGACCTGCGCTGGCTCTTCGTCGTCGACGCACTCACCTGCCTGGCCTGCGCGCTGGCGCTGCGCATCGCGCTGCCCGCGGACCACCCCCACCCACCGGCGGCGGACCAGCTACCTCCTCCGGCCACGGACCATCCTCACCCTCCCGCCGCCCACGACCGCGAACTCGGCGCACCGGTCCGCCCCTGGCGCGACCGCGCGCTGTGGGCGATGTTCACGTCCGGCACCGCGTTCGCGCTCATCTCCATGCAGATCGTCATGGCGCTGCCACTCACCCTGGACCGGCGCGGCCACGAGGCCGCCGACGCCGGGCTGCTGTTCACCGCCTCGGCCGTGACCGTCATAGCGGCCCAGCCCGCACTGCGCCTGCGCCGCCTCACAGTGCTTGCCGCCCCAGTTGCCCTCGCCCTCGGCTACACCCTGCTGGCCATCGGGCTGGCCGGTTACGCGATCGCGCACACCCTGCCCGCGTTCCTGATCGCGACCGCCGTCTGGAGCCTGGGGGACGTCATCATCCTGGGCCGGGCCATCAGCGTCGTGGCCGACCTGGCCCCGGCCGGCGCCACCGACCGCTACCTCGCCGCGTACGGCATCAGCTGGGGCATCGCCACCACCGCCGCCCCCGTCACCGCCACGCAGATACTCGAACACACCGGCGTCACGACCCTATGGGCGGCCACCGCATGCCTCGCCCTGGCCCTCGCCGCCGCACAACTCCTCATCGTCAAACCACTCATCATCGGCAAACCGCTCATCAGCCAGACGGGACCGCCCCGGCCGACCGGTGACACCACCACACCTGTAACCCAGGCCCGGCGTCACCCCTCGCGCCGGCGCTGA